The following coding sequences are from one Corticium candelabrum chromosome 20, ooCorCand1.1, whole genome shotgun sequence window:
- the LOC134195809 gene encoding uncharacterized protein LOC134195809 translates to MGLLVVLVFAGLCTASSLACVDNDGIVRICTGYDIHGDYTRQTECCECAAGCCTPTVNDVCDDAKSFFSRLPLWAWICIGVGAFVFLIALIVGICFCCGCCSSGKKTITTHTAPASMGGTTVVATSNQTQMTGAAGSGPYRYSNFA, encoded by the exons ATGGGTCTGCTCGTCGTCTTGGTTTTCGCAGGACTGTGCACAG CGTCGAGCCTAGCTTGCGTTGACAACGACGGCATCGTCCGAATTTGTACCGGGTACGACATACATGGCGACTACACGAGACAGACGGAGTGTTGTGAGTGCGCCGCCGGTTGCTGCACACCAACCGTTAATGATGTCTGTGACGATGCGAAAAGCTTCTTTAGCAGACTTCCGCTCTG gGCTTGGATTTGTATTGGTGTTGGTGCTTTTGTCTTCTTGATTGCTTTAATTGTTGgcatttgcttttgttgtggATGTTGTTCGTCTGGCAAAAAGACTAtcaccacacacactgcacCTGCTTCAATGGGAGGCACTACTGTTGTAGCTACATCGAATCAGACACAAATGACGGGTGCAGCCGGCAGTG GTCCATATCGATACTCCAACTTTGCTTGA
- the LOC134195556 gene encoding zinc finger C2HC domain-containing protein 1A-like — translation MEENSFADEGVDVMKFTPCSVCGRTFRPDVLQRHMQICSQVKANSRKRSVFNSSKQRAFASDMIPTHPPSAKTSSTRSSKPPSTPSRRPTTSKQALPAQATVSNKTGDWRKKHEEFVSTIRAAREVTRALKTGGPLPPPPPPAENPDYVTCPHCMRRFNEDAAKRHIPFCKEQSIRLRKVPTKEAVDKLARRIQYKAPLPRNRTNSASSLNNPLVASMSTTPFNALAPSMPKAPHPPSGRKPESKRFSANTREPSAHRLASRTSTSGVSSGSQLSSPRYSGDIDHVTGFQSRKQTSSHKDQDARSQRNAATGVAASLSFTSEKRLTNQRLQQRHRRLRSSSCESSEMDATSLPSRGSEVDSLDMTPAPPSMPHDLNRRSKQRQLVRQSTIRSSSQQSEFSSRPITSAVKGETSFQSKYCYECGTKYPVPYAKYCCECGTKRI, via the exons ATGGAAG AGAATTCGTTTGCGGATGAAGGCGTCGACGTCATGAAGTTTACTCCTTGCAGTGTGTGTGGCAGAACGTTTCGTCCAGATGTGTTG CAACGTCATATGCAAATCTGCTCACAAGTGAAAGCCAATTCTCGCAAAAGATCAGTATTCAATTCATCCAAGCAGAGGGCATTCGCAAGTGACATGATACCGACTCATCCACCATCAGCTAAGACATCATCAACTCGTTCCTCTAAACCTCCATCCACACCTTCAAGACGACCCACAACCAGTAAACAAGCACTTCCTGCACAAGCAACCGTTTCCAACAAGACGGGAGACTGGAGGAAGAAGCATGAAGAATTTGTTTCCACTATCCGTGCTGCGAGGGAAGTAACTCGTGCATTGAAAACTGGAGGTCCTTTGCCTCCTCCACCACCACCTGCTGAGAATCCAGATTATGTGACGTGTCCGCACTGTATGAGGAGATTTAATGAGGATGCCGCCAAGAGGCATATTCCGTTTTGTAAAGAACAGTCAATACGACTGAGGAAGGTGCCGACGAAGGAGGCTGTAGATAAGTTGGCACGTCGGATACAG TACAAAGCTCCTCTTCCTCGGAATCGAACAAACTCTGCATCGTCCCTCAATAATCCTCTCGTTGCTTCGATGTCCACAACTCCATTTAATGCTCTTGCACCAAGTATGCCAAAGGCCCCTCATCCTCCTTCAGGACGCAAACCGGAGTCGAAGCGTTTCTCTGCAAATACAAGAGAGCCGTCGGCACACCGACTTGCAAGTCGGACAAGCACTAGTGGAGTAAGTAGTGGGAGTCAACTGTCGAGTCCAAGATATAGTGGTGAcattgatcacgtgactggaTTTCAGTCTAGGAAACAGACTAGTAGCCATAAGGATCAGGATGCTAGATCTCAAAGGAATGCAGCAACAGGAGTGGCCGCGTCATTGTCGTTTACGTCAGAGAAACGTCTAACAAATCAAAGACTTCAGCAGCGACATAGAAGATTAAGGAGTTCATCTTGTGAGTCATCCGAGATGGATGCAACATCACTGCCGTCAAG AGGCAGCGAAGTTGATTCCCTTGATATGACTCCTGCACCGCCATCAATGCCACACGATCTCAATAGACGATCAAAGCAGAGGCAATTAGTTCGACAGTCAACAATTCGGTCGTCGTCTCAACAGTCAGAATTCTCATCAAGGCCAATCACAAGTGCAGTGAAAGGAGAAACATCGTTCCAGTCAAAGTACTGCTACGAGTGTGGTACAAAGTATCCAGTACCTTATGCAAAATATTGTTGCGAATGCGGTACAAAGCGTATATAA